The Nitrobacter hamburgensis X14 genome contains the following window.
GAATGGATGCGCCTCGGCAAAGAACAGGCCGGCCGCCAAAGCCATGTGACCGGCAAACGATGCCGCGGCCGACCGTATGAGCACCTGCGATTCCATCTCTTCCGTTAACCGCGCCACCCGTGCCGCCATCATAACGGCCGGCCTCGGTTCCGTATGCAGCTATTTTGAATCGACGCACGGTATTGGACCATTGCTCTTGCCGGGCAACTGTCATTGCGTCATGGCATCAGCCCATGACCACACAAGATTCGCAGCCGGCGCTCTCCCTCGAAGACAATATTCTCAAGGTTCTGACGCGCGACATCACCAAGACGCTGAGCGCTCCCGAACTCGCACAGGCGATTGCCGCTGAATCCGACTGGCATCGCCTGCTGATGCCGATCCGGCGCGCGGCCGTGGCACTGGCTCAATCCGGGCGCCTCGTGATCTATCGCAAAGGCAAACCAGCCGATCCCCTGGACTTCCGCGGCGTGTACCGACTGGGCCTGCCGCGGCTGGACTGAACGGTTCTTTATCGCTGCCGCGGCCCCGGAAACAACGCATCGCTCCGTCCCGTCAGCCGGTAGGCCAGCAGGCCGCACCATTCGTGGACGGCGGTATCGGCACGAGCAAGGCCCGCGCTCAGCCTGTCGAACGGCGTCCACGCATCGATCCAGCCCCGCGTGCGCCAATCGACCGGATAGGCTTCGACATCCAGGCCCGCCTTGCGAAACACGCCGATCGATCGCGGCATGTGATAGGCCGACGTCACCAGCAGCCAGCGTTCACCTGGCTTTGGCGAAACCAGCTTGCGGGTGAAACGCGCATTTTCATCGGTGGTCCGCGACTCGCTTTCGAGCACGATGCGCTCGGGTGATATTCCGAAAGTCTCCAGCAGCCGCCCGGCGATCGGCGCTTCGGAAACCGGATCCGCGATCAGATTTGCGCTTCCGCCGCTGTAGACGACCCGTGCCCTGGGGAAGCGCCGCGCTAATTCGAGTCCGCCGATGATCCGCTCCGCGGCCCCGTTGACTTCCACGGCCTTCCGCGCCGCCGAGAGTTCGGGCTCGATGGCTCCGCCGAGGATGATGATCCCGTCCGGCTCGCGGCCGTCGAAATGCCATGCAGGAAAGCGCTCCGACAATGTCAGGAGCAACACGTTGCCGAGCGGTGAATAGCCGAAAATCAGCAGCGCCATCACTCCCGTCGCCAGCAAACCCGTGCCGGCGCGCCGCCGTTTCATGATCAGCAGACACAGGCCCAGACCGCAGACGAGCGCGGTCGCGTTCGACGGCAGTGCGATAAATCCGACTATTTTGGAGAGCAGGAAGAACATGCAATCAGCCGGCAAGCAGAGGCGCGCCTTGCATGCGTGATCTCCAGACCAAGATCAATGACAGAGCACAAGGCATCGCGCGCGCCCTGCGAGCTAATCCCATTTCGGGGCGAATCCGAAATCGGTCAGGCGTCCGTTAGCGTTGCCCATTGCCGATATCCGCGCCATCTCGTCATCGGTCAACGTGAAGTCGAAAATCTCGATGTTCTCCGACAGCCGTTCTATTCGCGATGTCCGCGGTATAGCCGGCACGTTTTGCTGAATCAGCCAGCGCAGGCAAACCTGTGCCGCAGTCTTGCCGTGAGCGACCCCGATCCGGGCCAGCGCTTCATCGTTCTTGATGCGACCCTTGGCGACGGGGCTATAGGCGACCAAAGCCATATCGTGGCGCCGGCACGCTTCCAGAACCTTGGCCTGATCGAGATACGGATGATACTCGACCTGATCGCAAACCAGAGGCTCCGGACAGAGCGCGACCGCCTGCTCGATCAAGGCGACGGTGAAATTCGACACGCCGATATGACGCGCCATGCCGAGCCGCCTGACGTTTGCAAGCGCGCTCAACGTCTCAGCCAGCGGAACTCGCGGATTGGGCCAGTGCAGCAACACCAGATCGATCTGCGCAAGGCGCAGTTGCTTGAGGCTTTCCTTGACGGACCGCTCGAGATCGTTGGGCGCGAAATGCGTGGTCCAGACCTTGGTCGTGACGAAAACATCGTCCCGACCGATGCCGGACGCACGCAGGCCTTCGCCGACTTCGCGTTCGTTCTCATACATCTGCGCGGTGTCGATATGGCGGTAGCCGAACCTGATCGCCTGCTCGACGAGGCGAGCGCAGGCCCGGCCGCGAAGCTCCCATGTGCCCAGTCCGATAGCCGGAATGCGCGCGCCATTGGCCTCAATGAACTGCATCGCAACCTCCGGCTATCGCGCCGAGAGTAAACTGAGCCTTTGTGCGGATATTATGCCGTTTGCGACAACGCGCCAGCAATCCCGACACCACCGAACGCGTTCAGCCGGCGATATGTCTGTCGAGGGCAGCGAACACGGTTTCGGGCGCGTGCGCAATGACCGCAAGAAGCGCGCGCGCGGGTCCTCGCGGCGCCCGCTTGCCCTGCTCCCAGTTGCGGATGGTTTCAACGGGAACGCCCAGTCGCGCCGCGAACTCGATCTGGGTCAGACGCGCCCGCTGACGCAGGTCTCTGACCTCAGGCACTGTAGCCGGAGGTAGACTAGCTGGTGATACTGTGGTCGGCGCAAACCCTGCAACATGATCCGAAGCGGGATTCGCGACGGGCATGGGCGGCGCAAGCGGAAACTCTTGCCCATCGCGGATTTCCACGATCCGTCCGTCCGCTTTCAAACGCAAGCGCTGCATGACCACCTCTGATTCAAGTGGATGGTCCGCGATGTGCGTTAAGACGCGGTGAACAGTAGGACAATCGCCGTGGCGATCGCCAATAGAATAGGCCATACCAAACGCCGCGGCACCCGTGTAGACGATGAGGTACTGCCGGTCCGGAACAGCGCCATGGTCATATTGAGGCTTACGCTTCTCGTTTTTGTTGCATGGACCACCTCGGCATGGGCCAGCGACTGCCCGCGCCAGGGAACGCTCGGCACGTCGCGTATCCTCGAGGTCGATGCCGCCAAATATCCCCGTGTCGGCCTCAAGAGCTTTCCTCAAACGCTCCCGCTCGACGACAAGGAAGTGGTCCTCACCTTCGACGACGGGCCTGCGGCAACAACGCCGCGGATTCTGGCTGCGCTCGCTCGCGAATGCGTCCTCGCGACCTTTTTCCAGGTCGGCAGGAGTTCGCAGGCGTTGCCGGGCCTCGTCAAGAAAGTGACAATGGGCGGCCATACGCTGGGGCATCACACATGGTCGCATCCGCACCTCAATGCGATGACTTTTGAAACCGCCAGGGACAACATCGACCGCGGCATCGCCGCCGACGAAGCCGCCCTCCACGGCAAGGCGACGAACGTCCCCAGCACGCCGTTTTTCCGCTTTCCATACTTCGAATCGACGCCCGAACTGCTCGAAATGCTGCAAGCCAGGGGAATCGTTGTGTTCGGCGCCGATTTCTGGGCCAGCGACTGGTTGCCGATGACCCCGCAGGATGAATTGAAACTGATCACCGGCCGGTTGAAGGCTGCGCGGAAGGGCATCATCCTGTTTCACGACCCCCGCGCGCAAACCGCTGCCATGCTGCCCGATTTCCTGAAATATCTGCGCGTCAACGGCTATCGCGTGGTGCATGTCGTCCCGAAGCCGAAAGGCGCGGACATGCATGGGAACGCAGACGACACCCCGAAAACCCACTAGCGCTCCATTGCCGATGGGTTAAGGCTGCATTCATCGCCCGGCCGGTAGTTTCGGGCCAAAATGGACGGTGCGAAGGTATTTTTCGAATGGCAAAGACATTCAACGGAGCCTGGCTGAGGCCACAGTGGATTCTTTGCCTCGGCCTGCTCGCCGCCACCTTGGAATTCACCACATTTCCTGCCCGGGCCGGCAACTGTCCCGGCAACCCCGATGCCCTCGGAACCTCCCGGACGCTGGTCGTGGACCCGCGCGAACATCCCCGCATCGGCACCATGCAATACCCGGAAACGTTGCCGCTGCGGGATCATGAGGTGGTGCTGACCTTCGACGACGGCCCACTGCCGCCGCATAGCCTCCAGGTTCTCGATATCCTCGCTCGGGAATGCGTGAAGGCGACCTTCTTTACGATCGGCCGGATGGCGCACGACTATCCGCAAGACCTCCGCCGGGTGCTGGCGGCGGGTCATTCCATCGGCACCCATTCGCAGAACCATCCGCTCAGCATGAACCGGATGCCGATCGAACGAGTGCGACAGGAAATCGATGACGGCATCGCTTCTGCAGCGGCGGCATTGGGCGATCCTGCGGCTGTGGCGCCTTTCATGCGCATTCCCGGCCTGCTGCGGGCGAAGGGCGTCGAGGATTATCTGGCGTCGAAAGGCATTCAGGTCTGGAGCGCAGACTTTCCGGCGGACGACTGGCGGCACATTTCGGCCGATCGCGTCTATCAACTCGCGATCAGCCGGATCGAAGCCAAGGGTAAAGGCATTTTGCTGTTGCACGACATCCAGGCGCGGACGGTGGCGGCACTGCCCCGGATTCTCCGCACGCTGAAGGAACGCGGCTACCGCATCGTTCACGTGGTGCCGGCCACGCCCAATCTGCCGAAGACACCGACCGAGCCGCAGGACTGGCGGCTGCATCCGACCCCGGAAACGGTCGCGATCTCGCATTGGCCCAAGGTGCCGAGCTTCAGTTTTGCAAACATCGGCACGCTCCCCGCTCCGGCGATCTCGGATTCCGATCTGCACGATGGCCAGCTGGTGCTTTTGCCCGAGGCTTTCGACCGCTCGCGGCGTTTCGTGCGCGGCGCCGTGCCGCTGCCGGAGGAGCCGCTATGGCCGCGCCAATCGGCGGTGGTTGCTGGCGCCGCCACAGACACGTTTCCCGTGCCCGCGCAAAATGTGTTCGCGATCCAGGAAAAATCCGCTGTTCCGCTCAACGCCGTCGTTCCGCTGCCGCGCCACGTCACGCAAACCGCCGAGCCAAGTGATGGCGTCGATGAAATTGCACATCTGATTTCGATCGATGCGAGCGCCGCGAAGCGCACGATTCCGGGAAGCGCGCCGGTGACTCAACCCGGATTTCACTAGCGCGTATCCCGCAAGAACAAGCGGTGGCTTACTTATATACCGAGGTTCTGCTCGAAGCCCCTCAGCTCCGGTCGCGCGCCGCCCCGAGAACAATGTCCTCGGCTTCCATCTGCGCCATGTCGAGCAGATAGCCGAGAGTTTCAAGACCGTGGCGCCGGGCAATCAGCCCAAGATCGGCGACCGCCGCCGCCAGATAGCGCGCGGCCTCGTCCGGACCGCCGTCACTGGCGGATTCGCCCCCGCAGGCCCTGTTGTCGCGGGAATCCTCTTTCCGGTCTGGTCGTCCCCTCATCCCGGAGACTCCTTCTCATCACAGTCAGGGTGGAACCTGCTCGCTTCCATTACCCTTTATGATTATACATCTATAGGTAGAATTATGTTATAAACACAACATTTAAGAGAAGCGAGATCGAAGGTTTTCACACAAGTCTATTTGACTTAAGGGCGTGCTGCACCCATGTTCGCCCCGAAACCGTCCGCGCATCTCTCGCGGAACCGGCCTCGAGTTTTCCCATTAAGCTATTGGAATAACATGAATATCGTCATTGTTGAGTCGCCTGCAAAGGCCAAGACGATCAACAAGTATCTAGGCGCTTCCTACGAGGTGCTGGCTTCGTTCGGCCACGTCCGCGACCTCCCCGCTAAAAACGGATCGGTCGATCCGGATGCCAATTTCCAGATGATCTGGGAGGTCGATCCCAAAGCCGTCGGCCGACTCAACGACATCGCCAAATCGCTCAAGGGCGCCGACAAGCTCATCCTCGCCACCGACCCCGATCGCGAGGGCGAGGCGATCTCCTGGCATGTGCTCGAGGTGCTGAAGCAGAAGCGCGCGCTGAAGGACCAGAAGATCGAGCGCGTCGTCTTCAACGCCATCACCAAGCAGGCCGTCACCGACGCGATGAAGAATCCTCGCCAGATTGACGGCGCGCTGGTCGACGCCTACATGGCGCGCCGTGCGCTCGACTATCTGGTCGGCTTCACCCTCTCCCCGGTGTTGTGGCGCAAGCTGCCCGGCGCCCGCTCGGCCGGGCGCGTGCAGTCGGTCGCCTTGCGGCTGGTCTGCAGCCGCGAGATCGAGATCGAGAAATTCGTCCCGCGCGAATACTGGTCGCTGATCGCGACCCTGGCGACGCCGCGCGGCGACACCTTCGAAGCTCGCCTGGTCGGCGCCGACGGCAAGAAAATTCAGCGGCTCGATATCGGCAGCGGCGCCGAGGCCGAGGATTTCAGGAAGGCGATCGAGGCCGCCAATTTCATCGTCTCGACCGTCGAGGCGAAACCGGCGCGCCGCAATCCGCAGGCGCCATTCACCACTTCGACGCTGCAGCAGGAGGCGAGCCGCAAGCTCGGCTTCGCACCCGCGCATACGATGCGGATCGCGCAACGACTCTATGAAGGCATCGACATCGGCGGCGAGACCACCGGCCTCATCACTTACATGCGAACCGACGGCGTGCAGATCGACGGCTCGGCGATCACGCAAGCGCGCAAGGTGATCGGCGAGGATTATGGCAACGCCTACGTGCCGGACGCACCGCGCCAGTATCAGACCAAGGCCAAGAACGCGCAGGAAGCCCATGAGGCGATCCGCCCGACCGACCTGTCGCGCCGTCCCGCGGACATGAAGCGGCGTCTCGATGCCGATCAGGCGAGACTCTATGAGCTGATCTGGATCCGGACCATCGCCAGCCAGATGGAATCGGCGGAACTGGAACGCACCACCGTCGACATCGCGGCCAGGGCCGGATCGCGCGTGCTGGAACTGCGCGCCAGCGGCCAGGTCATCAAGTTCGACGGCTTCCTGGCGCTATATCAGGAAGGCCGCGACGACGAGGAAGACGAGGACAGCCGTCGTCTTCCCGCCATGAGCGACGGCGAAGCGTTGAGGCGCGAGAACCTCAGCGTCACCCAGCATTTCACCGAACCGCCACCGCGCTTCTCGGAAGCCTCGCTGGTCAAGCGCATGGAGGAGCTCGGCATCGGCCGACCCTCGACCTATGCCTCGATCCTGCAGGTGCTCAAGGATCGCGGCTACGTCAAACTCGAGAAGAAACGGCTCTATGGCGAAGACAAGGGCCGCGTCGTCGTCGCGTTCCTGGAGAATTTCTTTGCGCGCTACGTCGAATACGACTTCACCGCCAACCTCGAGGAGCAGCTCGATCGCATCTCGAATAACGAGGTGTCGTGGCAGCAGGTCCTGAAGGATTTCTGGAACGACTTCATCGGCGTCGTCAATGAGATCAAGGACGTCCGCGTTTCCGAAGTGCTCGACGTGCTCGACAACATGCTCGGGCCGCACATCTATGCGCCGCGCGAGGATGGCGGCGACCCCCGCCAGTGCCCCACCTGCGGGACCGGAAAACTGAACCTCAAGGCCGGAAAGTTCGGCGCGTTCGTCGGCTGCTCCAACTACCCGGAATGCCGCTACACCCGTCCCCTCGCCGCCGATGGCGAGGCCGGCGGCGACCGCATTCTCGGCAAAGATCCGGAGAGCGGTCTCGATGTAACGGTGAAGTCCGGCCGCTTCGGACCCTACATCCAGCTCGGCGAGCCCAGCGATTATGGCGAGGGCGAAAAGCCGAAACGCGCGGGCATTCCGAAGAACACGTCGCCCGCTGACATGGAGCTGGACCTCGCCGTGAAGCTCCTTTCGCTGCCGCGTGAGATCGGTAAGCATCCGGAGACCGGCGAGCCGATCACCGCCGGCATAGGCCGCTTCGGTCCGTTCGTACGGCATGAAAAAACCTATGCGAGTCTTGAAGCCGGCGACGAGGTGTTCGACATCGGCCTCAACCGCGCGGTGACGCTGATTGCAGAGAAAATCGCAAAGGGGCCGAGCCGGCGCTTTGGCGCCGATCCCGGCAAGCCGCTCGGCGAGCATCCGACACTCGGTTCCGTCGCGGTGAAGAGCGGACGTTATGGCGCCTATGTCACGGCAGGCGGCGTCAACGCGACCATCCCGAGCGACAAGACCCAGGACACCATCACCCTGCCCGAGGCCATCGCGCTGATCGACGAACGCGCCGCCAAGGGCGGCGGCAAGCCGAAGCGCGCGGCAAAGAAGGCCAAGTCCGCCGGGACTGAAAGGACCGGCAAGGCCGGCGCCGTGGCAGCAAAGCCGGCCAAAAAGGCGGCTGCAAAACAGGCCTCCGTCAAGCCGAAGTCCGCCGCGGTGAGCAAGGCGCGCGGCTCGATCGCGGCAGTCAAACCGCCGGCCAAGGCTGAAAAAGCGCCCGCAAAGAAGAGTGCTGGCAAGAACGGCTGACGTGAGCAAACTGCGCGACAAGCGTTTTCCAGACCGCGAGACCATCGTCGCCTTCATTCGCGCCCATCCGGGCCAAGCCGGAACACGCGAGATCGCCCGCGAGTTCGGCCTGAAGAATGCGGATCGCATCGCACTCAAGCAAATCCTGCGCGATCTCGCGGACGACGGCACGATCGTCAAACGAGGCCGCAAGCTGCAGCAGGCGGAAACGCTGCCGCCGACGCTGATGGCCGATATCACCGGACGCGATAGCGACGGCGAACTTCTCGCGACGCCCACCGAATGGGACGAGGAAGCAGGCCCCCCTCCAAAAATCCGCATCCATGTGCCGCGCCGCATCAAGCCCGGCACCGCGGCCGGCGTCGGCGACCGCGCGCTGCTGCGCATCGAAGCGATGGAGCCCGACGAATCCGCACGCTTCCGTGCTCGCGTCATCAAGGTGATCGATCACACCCGCGCGCGTATCCTCGGCATTTATCGCGCCTTGCCTCAGGGCGGCGGCCGCCTGGTGCCGGTCGACAAGAAACAGGCCGGCCGCGAGTTGAACATCGCGAAAGCCGACAACGCCGGCGCGGAGGACGGTGATCTCGTCAGCGTCGAACTTGTGCGTACCCGCAGTTTCGGTCTTGCGTCGGGCAAGGTGAAGGAGCGGCTCGGCTCGCTCTCGACCGAAAAGGCCGTCAGCCTGATCGCGATCCACGCCCATGACATTCCGCAGGCGTTTGCGCCGGCTGCCTTGCGTGAGGCCGAGGCTGCGAAGCCCGCGACCCTGCGGCACCGCGAAGACTGGCGCGCGTTGCCGCTCGTGACCATCGACCCGCCCGATGCCAAGGATCACGACGACGCGGTTCACGCCGCGCCAGACGACGATCCAAACAACAAGGACGGCGCCATTGTCACCGTCGCCATCGCCGACGTCGCCTATTACGTGCGGCCTGGATCGTCACTCGATCATGATGCGCTGACGCGCGGCAACTCGGTCTATTTCCCCGATCGTGTGGTCCCGATGCTGCCGGAGCGCATCTCCAACGATCTCTGCTCGCTGGTGCCCGGCGAAGCGCGCGGCGCCCTGGCCGTGCGCATGGTGATCGGTCCCGACGGCCGCAAGCGTTCGCATACGTTTCATCGCATCCTGATGCGCTCGGCGGCGAAGCTGAACTACGCGCAGGCGCAGGCCGCGATCGACGGCAACCCCGATGATGCCACCGGCCCCCTGCTCGAACCGATCCTGAAACCGCTTTATGCGGCCTATACGCTGGTGAAGCGTGCGCGCGACGAGCGCGATCCGCTCGATCTCGAGCTGCCCGAGCGCAAGATTCTCCTGAAGACGGACGGCACGGTTGACCGCGTCGTCGTGCCGGAGCGTCTCGACGCTCACCGCCTGATCGAGGAGTTCATGATCCTCGCCAACGTCGCCGCCGCGGAGATGCTGGAGAAGAAGGGCCTGCCGCTGATCTATCGGGTCCATGACGAGCCGACGGTGGAGAAAGTCCACAACCTTCGGGAGTTCCTGAAAACGCTCGACATGTCCTTCGCCAAGAGCGGCGCGCTGAGGCCCGAGTTGTTCAATCGCGTCCTCGATCAGGTCAAGGGCTACGACTCCGAGTCGCTGGTGAACGAGGTGGTGCTGCGGTCGCAGGCGCAGGCTGAATATTCTGCGGAGAACTACGGCCACTTCGGCCTCAACCTGCGGCGCTACGCGCATTTCACCTCTCCGATCAGGCGGTACGCGGACCTGATCGTGCACCGCGCCCTGATCCGGGCGCTCGGCCTTGGCGACGGCGCGCTGCCGGACGCCGAGACCCCCGAGACGCTGGCTGAAATCGCCGCGCAGATTTCCGTCACCGAACGCCGCGCCATGAAGGCGGAACGCGAGACCGCCGACCGCCTGATCGCGCATTTCCTCGCCGACCGCATCGGCAATATCTTCGAGGGCCGGATTTCGGGGGTGACCCGCGCGGGCCTGTTCGTAAAACTGACCGATACCGGCGCAGACGGGTTGATCCCGATCCGGTCCCTGGGCACGGAATATTTCAACTACGACGAGGCCCGCCACGCGCTGGTCGGCTCGCGCAGCGGTTCCATGCACAAGCTTGGTGACGTGGTCGAGGTTCGTCTGGTAGAAGCTTTACCCTTGGCTGGCGCCCTGCGTTTCGAACTCCTATCTGGGGGACATGCCGGGCCACGCGATCACCGCGCGCGCGGCGGCCGGAACACGAAGGGGCAGCGCGGTCCGCAGGACACGCGGCATCCCGGCGTCCATTCAAAGGCCCATCCGGGCCGCAAACCGCGCAAGGCATCGCGCAAGCCGGGCAAGAGCAAGGCCGGCAAACCGAAGAAGGGCAAATCATGACGGCGCCTCCTCCCAACACCGCGAGCACAGCCGCCACAATCTGGACCCCGGAAGGCGAGAAGCGCCACCTCTGGGCCGCGATGAAGAGAGGCTTTTTCGGCCGCTGCCCGAAATGCGGCAAAGGCAAGCTCTTTCGCGCCTTTCTGAAGACCGCCGACAACTGTTCGGAATGCGGGCTCGATTTTTCCCCGCACCGCGCCGACGACCTGCCCGCCTATCTCGTTATCGTCGTCGTCGGCCACATCGTGATACCGCTGGCGCTGCTGATCGAGAAAGGGTTTTCGCCACCGCTCGTCGTTCAGTGGGCAATTTATCTGCCGACGACGCTGGTATTGGCGCTATGGCTGATTCAGCCGATCAAGGGCGGGGTGGTCGGCCTCCAATGGGCCCTTCGTATGC
Protein-coding sequences here:
- a CDS encoding DUF3253 domain-containing protein, which codes for MTTQDSQPALSLEDNILKVLTRDITKTLSAPELAQAIAAESDWHRLLMPIRRAAVALAQSGRLVIYRKGKPADPLDFRGVYRLGLPRLD
- a CDS encoding YdcF family protein, whose protein sequence is MFFLLSKIVGFIALPSNATALVCGLGLCLLIMKRRRAGTGLLATGVMALLIFGYSPLGNVLLLTLSERFPAWHFDGREPDGIIILGGAIEPELSAARKAVEVNGAAERIIGGLELARRFPRARVVYSGGSANLIADPVSEAPIAGRLLETFGISPERIVLESESRTTDENARFTRKLVSPKPGERWLLVTSAYHMPRSIGVFRKAGLDVEAYPVDWRTRGWIDAWTPFDRLSAGLARADTAVHEWCGLLAYRLTGRSDALFPGPRQR
- a CDS encoding aldo/keto reductase, whose amino-acid sequence is MQFIEANGARIPAIGLGTWELRGRACARLVEQAIRFGYRHIDTAQMYENEREVGEGLRASGIGRDDVFVTTKVWTTHFAPNDLERSVKESLKQLRLAQIDLVLLHWPNPRVPLAETLSALANVRRLGMARHIGVSNFTVALIEQAVALCPEPLVCDQVEYHPYLDQAKVLEACRRHDMALVAYSPVAKGRIKNDEALARIGVAHGKTAAQVCLRWLIQQNVPAIPRTSRIERLSENIEIFDFTLTDDEMARISAMGNANGRLTDFGFAPKWD
- a CDS encoding helix-turn-helix domain-containing protein; this translates as MQRLRLKADGRIVEIRDGQEFPLAPPMPVANPASDHVAGFAPTTVSPASLPPATVPEVRDLRQRARLTQIEFAARLGVPVETIRNWEQGKRAPRGPARALLAVIAHAPETVFAALDRHIAG
- a CDS encoding polysaccharide deacetylase family protein; translation: MVILRLTLLVFVAWTTSAWASDCPRQGTLGTSRILEVDAAKYPRVGLKSFPQTLPLDDKEVVLTFDDGPAATTPRILAALARECVLATFFQVGRSSQALPGLVKKVTMGGHTLGHHTWSHPHLNAMTFETARDNIDRGIAADEAALHGKATNVPSTPFFRFPYFESTPELLEMLQARGIVVFGADFWASDWLPMTPQDELKLITGRLKAARKGIILFHDPRAQTAAMLPDFLKYLRVNGYRVVHVVPKPKGADMHGNADDTPKTH
- a CDS encoding polysaccharide deacetylase family protein, with translation MAKTFNGAWLRPQWILCLGLLAATLEFTTFPARAGNCPGNPDALGTSRTLVVDPREHPRIGTMQYPETLPLRDHEVVLTFDDGPLPPHSLQVLDILARECVKATFFTIGRMAHDYPQDLRRVLAAGHSIGTHSQNHPLSMNRMPIERVRQEIDDGIASAAAALGDPAAVAPFMRIPGLLRAKGVEDYLASKGIQVWSADFPADDWRHISADRVYQLAISRIEAKGKGILLLHDIQARTVAALPRILRTLKERGYRIVHVVPATPNLPKTPTEPQDWRLHPTPETVAISHWPKVPSFSFANIGTLPAPAISDSDLHDGQLVLLPEAFDRSRRFVRGAVPLPEEPLWPRQSAVVAGAATDTFPVPAQNVFAIQEKSAVPLNAVVPLPRHVTQTAEPSDGVDEIAHLISIDASAAKRTIPGSAPVTQPGFH
- the topA gene encoding type I DNA topoisomerase — translated: MNIVIVESPAKAKTINKYLGASYEVLASFGHVRDLPAKNGSVDPDANFQMIWEVDPKAVGRLNDIAKSLKGADKLILATDPDREGEAISWHVLEVLKQKRALKDQKIERVVFNAITKQAVTDAMKNPRQIDGALVDAYMARRALDYLVGFTLSPVLWRKLPGARSAGRVQSVALRLVCSREIEIEKFVPREYWSLIATLATPRGDTFEARLVGADGKKIQRLDIGSGAEAEDFRKAIEAANFIVSTVEAKPARRNPQAPFTTSTLQQEASRKLGFAPAHTMRIAQRLYEGIDIGGETTGLITYMRTDGVQIDGSAITQARKVIGEDYGNAYVPDAPRQYQTKAKNAQEAHEAIRPTDLSRRPADMKRRLDADQARLYELIWIRTIASQMESAELERTTVDIAARAGSRVLELRASGQVIKFDGFLALYQEGRDDEEDEDSRRLPAMSDGEALRRENLSVTQHFTEPPPRFSEASLVKRMEELGIGRPSTYASILQVLKDRGYVKLEKKRLYGEDKGRVVVAFLENFFARYVEYDFTANLEEQLDRISNNEVSWQQVLKDFWNDFIGVVNEIKDVRVSEVLDVLDNMLGPHIYAPREDGGDPRQCPTCGTGKLNLKAGKFGAFVGCSNYPECRYTRPLAADGEAGGDRILGKDPESGLDVTVKSGRFGPYIQLGEPSDYGEGEKPKRAGIPKNTSPADMELDLAVKLLSLPREIGKHPETGEPITAGIGRFGPFVRHEKTYASLEAGDEVFDIGLNRAVTLIAEKIAKGPSRRFGADPGKPLGEHPTLGSVAVKSGRYGAYVTAGGVNATIPSDKTQDTITLPEAIALIDERAAKGGGKPKRAAKKAKSAGTERTGKAGAVAAKPAKKAAAKQASVKPKSAAVSKARGSIAAVKPPAKAEKAPAKKSAGKNG
- the rnr gene encoding ribonuclease R, with protein sequence MLARTADVSKLRDKRFPDRETIVAFIRAHPGQAGTREIAREFGLKNADRIALKQILRDLADDGTIVKRGRKLQQAETLPPTLMADITGRDSDGELLATPTEWDEEAGPPPKIRIHVPRRIKPGTAAGVGDRALLRIEAMEPDESARFRARVIKVIDHTRARILGIYRALPQGGGRLVPVDKKQAGRELNIAKADNAGAEDGDLVSVELVRTRSFGLASGKVKERLGSLSTEKAVSLIAIHAHDIPQAFAPAALREAEAAKPATLRHREDWRALPLVTIDPPDAKDHDDAVHAAPDDDPNNKDGAIVTVAIADVAYYVRPGSSLDHDALTRGNSVYFPDRVVPMLPERISNDLCSLVPGEARGALAVRMVIGPDGRKRSHTFHRILMRSAAKLNYAQAQAAIDGNPDDATGPLLEPILKPLYAAYTLVKRARDERDPLDLELPERKILLKTDGTVDRVVVPERLDAHRLIEEFMILANVAAAEMLEKKGLPLIYRVHDEPTVEKVHNLREFLKTLDMSFAKSGALRPELFNRVLDQVKGYDSESLVNEVVLRSQAQAEYSAENYGHFGLNLRRYAHFTSPIRRYADLIVHRALIRALGLGDGALPDAETPETLAEIAAQISVTERRAMKAERETADRLIAHFLADRIGNIFEGRISGVTRAGLFVKLTDTGADGLIPIRSLGTEYFNYDEARHALVGSRSGSMHKLGDVVEVRLVEALPLAGALRFELLSGGHAGPRDHRARGGRNTKGQRGPQDTRHPGVHSKAHPGRKPRKASRKPGKSKAGKPKKGKS
- a CDS encoding DUF983 domain-containing protein, translated to MTAPPPNTASTAATIWTPEGEKRHLWAAMKRGFFGRCPKCGKGKLFRAFLKTADNCSECGLDFSPHRADDLPAYLVIVVVGHIVIPLALLIEKGFSPPLVVQWAIYLPTTLVLALWLIQPIKGGVVGLQWALRMHGFDENFVEDQI